A section of the Polynucleobacter sp. AP-Jannik-300A-C4 genome encodes:
- a CDS encoding amidohydrolase translates to MKFAPKLLATLLIAHCAIAFAKRNADTIFYGGPIVTVNAKNEEVQALAVQNGKIVAVGPKDAVTKEWQASNTKVIDLQGQTLMPGFVEPHVHIMVTAVFEGLGLNLSNFTLPYDTKETLIQKMKAGLKNVPAGGWLFGFGVDPSRTTPFMAELTADDLDKVSTTVPIFIVNQSGHIGYVNHKALELAGVTNKTPNPAGGGIYVKDAKGQLTGKLVEPPTYLPFMAKMPNPTEEQLFAAIQGTMKKMASTGVTTASEMSVGGNFGVDKEIAIYKAIFAKNASPIRVRGYLFSETLPPGYKAIKPNEGDDKLRFIGIKYITDGSTQGLTAALNQPYSYPKDSKWSGSLNYKDADIQASMKSYFDQGWQISSHSNGDKAIDQALNSYAKLLAGNPKPQERRLRIEHFTVNRLDHVTKSVKLGVIPSFTIGHVNYWGAAFNDHIIGSERAERIDPAGDFKRAGGKFTLHSDSPVSNVGPLNYVSEEVTRLWQLPPQKVLGPTQAVTVDDAIRAITIDAAYQIFADNIVGSLEVGKQADLVILEKNPRKTPPAEIRNIKVKETWVDGKQVSLK, encoded by the coding sequence ATGAAATTTGCACCAAAATTACTAGCCACATTATTGATAGCTCATTGCGCCATTGCGTTTGCTAAACGTAATGCTGACACCATCTTTTATGGTGGTCCAATCGTCACTGTTAATGCGAAGAACGAAGAAGTTCAAGCATTAGCTGTCCAGAATGGCAAGATTGTTGCTGTTGGGCCTAAGGATGCAGTTACTAAGGAGTGGCAGGCCAGCAATACTAAGGTCATTGATCTGCAAGGTCAAACTCTGATGCCAGGATTTGTGGAGCCTCATGTGCACATCATGGTGACTGCAGTCTTTGAAGGCTTAGGATTGAATTTAAGTAACTTCACTTTGCCTTATGACACTAAAGAAACCCTAATTCAAAAAATGAAGGCAGGATTAAAGAATGTTCCTGCTGGTGGTTGGTTATTTGGCTTCGGTGTAGATCCATCACGTACAACGCCATTTATGGCGGAACTCACCGCTGATGATTTGGATAAGGTATCAACTACTGTTCCTATTTTTATCGTCAATCAATCTGGTCATATCGGCTACGTGAATCACAAGGCTTTAGAGCTTGCTGGCGTTACCAATAAAACTCCAAATCCTGCTGGCGGCGGTATTTATGTGAAAGATGCAAAGGGTCAACTCACGGGTAAGTTAGTAGAGCCACCAACTTATTTGCCATTTATGGCCAAAATGCCAAACCCAACAGAAGAGCAATTGTTTGCTGCTATCCAAGGCACCATGAAGAAGATGGCATCAACAGGGGTGACTACTGCCTCCGAGATGAGTGTTGGTGGTAATTTTGGTGTTGATAAAGAGATCGCAATTTATAAAGCAATTTTTGCAAAGAATGCATCGCCAATTCGAGTCCGTGGATACTTATTTAGTGAAACTTTGCCTCCTGGATATAAGGCTATTAAGCCAAATGAGGGTGACGATAAGCTACGCTTCATTGGTATTAAATATATTACCGATGGCTCTACCCAGGGTTTAACTGCTGCACTCAATCAGCCCTATAGTTATCCCAAAGATAGCAAGTGGAGTGGCTCACTCAACTATAAGGATGCTGATATACAGGCATCTATGAAGTCATACTTTGATCAAGGTTGGCAAATTTCTTCCCACTCAAATGGTGATAAGGCGATTGATCAGGCTTTAAATAGCTACGCTAAATTATTGGCCGGTAATCCTAAGCCGCAAGAGCGTCGTTTGCGTATTGAGCATTTCACAGTTAATCGTCTAGATCACGTTACAAAGTCAGTGAAATTAGGCGTGATACCAAGCTTTACTATTGGTCATGTCAATTATTGGGGTGCGGCATTTAATGATCACATCATTGGCTCAGAGCGCGCCGAGCGAATTGATCCAGCTGGAGATTTTAAACGTGCGGGCGGTAAATTTACGCTTCATAGCGACTCACCGGTATCCAATGTCGGCCCTTTGAACTATGTGAGCGAAGAGGTAACGCGCTTATGGCAACTGCCTCCGCAGAAAGTGCTTGGACCAACTCAAGCTGTTACTGTTGACGATGCGATTCGTGCAATTACGATTGATGCCGCATATCAAATCTTTGCTGACAATATTGTAGGTAGTTTAGAAGTCGGCAAGCAGGCTGACTTAGTGATATTGGAGAAGAATCCACGTAAGACACCGCCTGCAGAAATTCGTAATATCAAGGTCAAGGAAACTTGGGTTGATGGTAAGCAGGTAAGCCTTAAGTAA
- a CDS encoding NAD(P)H-dependent oxidoreductase has translation MSLIDKLQWRYATKKMDSEKLVPENKVEQILEAIRLTASSSGLQPYEVIVITNKDIRQKIRAVANDQSQVTDCSHLLVFAAWDNYTADRINAAFDMTESIRNFTSESGTAYRQMLLKAYPARDAETNFTHAAKQAYIGLGTALIAAAYEQVDCTPMEGFNPPAVDDILNLSAKGLRSVILLPLGYRNADEDWLVKLKKVRRAKEQFISWIK, from the coding sequence ATGAGCTTAATTGATAAATTGCAGTGGCGCTACGCCACTAAAAAGATGGATTCCGAAAAACTGGTTCCAGAAAATAAGGTCGAGCAAATCCTCGAGGCTATTCGCCTAACTGCAAGCTCAAGCGGACTTCAGCCCTACGAGGTGATTGTCATTACCAATAAAGATATTCGCCAGAAGATTAGAGCAGTTGCTAATGATCAGTCTCAAGTCACTGATTGCTCTCATTTACTCGTTTTTGCTGCATGGGATAACTACACCGCAGACCGCATCAATGCTGCCTTTGATATGACTGAATCTATTCGTAACTTTACTAGTGAATCTGGCACTGCATACCGCCAAATGCTGCTTAAAGCATATCCGGCTCGAGACGCTGAAACAAACTTTACTCATGCTGCCAAGCAGGCCTATATTGGTTTAGGTACGGCATTAATTGCTGCCGCCTATGAACAAGTAGACTGCACTCCTATGGAAGGCTTTAATCCACCAGCAGTAGATGACATTCTGAATCTGTCTGCCAAGGGCTTACGAAGCGTCATCTTGCTCCCCTTGGGATATCGCAATGCCGATGAGGATTGGCTTGTCAAACTCAAAAAGGTGCGGAGAGCGAAAGAGCAATTCATCTCTTGGATTAAATAA
- a CDS encoding cupin domain-containing protein translates to MDIHSDYSKRVVLNHQDLPWISSPSVGIERRMLDRQGDEVARATSIVRYEAGAKFPTHTHEFGEEILVLDGVLSDETGNYPAGTYIMNPPGSSHAPFSENGCTLFVKLRHLGPEQIEREIVDTHSAPWFQGMVPGLTVMPLMRQGAGSTLVRWAPQTYFNPHKHYGGEEIFVVDGVFEDEHGRYPAGSWIRSPHMSLHQPFSKEGCTIFVKTGHLI, encoded by the coding sequence ATGGACATTCATTCTGACTACAGTAAGCGTGTAGTGCTGAATCACCAGGACCTACCGTGGATTTCAAGTCCTTCCGTAGGTATTGAGAGGCGCATGCTTGATCGTCAGGGTGATGAGGTGGCTAGAGCTACTTCGATCGTTAGATACGAAGCTGGTGCGAAGTTTCCAACCCATACCCATGAATTTGGAGAAGAGATCCTGGTGTTAGATGGGGTGCTTAGTGATGAGACTGGCAACTATCCAGCCGGCACCTACATCATGAATCCTCCTGGCTCGTCTCATGCGCCTTTTAGCGAGAATGGCTGCACTCTTTTTGTCAAGTTACGACACTTGGGGCCTGAGCAGATCGAGCGTGAGATTGTCGATACCCATTCTGCACCATGGTTTCAAGGGATGGTGCCTGGTTTAACCGTAATGCCGCTGATGAGACAGGGTGCGGGCTCTACATTGGTTAGGTGGGCGCCTCAAACTTACTTCAACCCACACAAGCATTATGGCGGAGAAGAGATTTTTGTAGTGGATGGCGTATTTGAGGATGAGCATGGACGCTATCCAGCTGGCTCATGGATTCGCAGCCCCCATATGAGCTTGCATCAACCTTTTAGTAAAGAAGGTTGCACGATCTTTGTGAAGACCGGGCATTTAATCTAG
- a CDS encoding lipase family protein translates to MKKISRLSVIAISAALGIFSTAVYADPPMPPFYASVMKMAPEGKLGQIISKEKIATSLKGVQAWKIAYISSDVAGRKTIATGTIIAPVGPSPKEGRPILAWAHGTTGSAQNCGPSQIIDPTAALNEYFLMGGNSWTDYGIPNGQEFINQGYVVVATDYQGLGGGGKHQYAVAQTNGRDVINSARAASSMKEVGAGKKTVVYGWSQGGGATIAAASLPDYQALQGTAADNLQYLGFVALAPEDVAAMLPNVPADEAGAKKLMNGFTQANVPNVFLFAHYMMGLWGTQAAFPDLKLSDVLTDEGVKVVDKLSRNKCMHVLADTFSYAYGDNYKTLLKPEPSNSLAWVKAFVDGSVKPVKPTAPVVIYWGTKDTAVPPIMHELYQKQMCGMGANVGRIQLPGEQTHFTTPGVSAPMYLDWVKDRIAGKPLANGCPQK, encoded by the coding sequence ATGAAAAAAATTTCACGTCTTTCAGTTATTGCAATTAGCGCTGCTCTTGGCATCTTCTCCACTGCTGTTTATGCTGATCCACCAATGCCGCCTTTTTATGCCTCTGTCATGAAAATGGCGCCTGAAGGTAAGTTGGGTCAAATTATCTCTAAAGAGAAAATTGCAACATCCTTAAAAGGTGTACAGGCTTGGAAGATTGCTTATATCTCATCTGATGTGGCGGGCCGTAAAACGATTGCTACAGGGACCATCATCGCACCTGTTGGACCAAGCCCAAAAGAAGGAAGGCCCATATTGGCGTGGGCACATGGCACAACAGGTTCAGCGCAAAACTGTGGACCATCCCAAATCATTGATCCAACAGCGGCTTTAAATGAATATTTTCTAATGGGTGGGAACTCTTGGACCGATTACGGAATTCCAAATGGTCAAGAGTTCATCAATCAAGGATATGTTGTCGTTGCTACCGACTATCAAGGTTTGGGTGGTGGAGGTAAGCATCAATATGCTGTGGCACAAACAAATGGTAGAGACGTTATTAACTCTGCAAGAGCTGCCAGCTCCATGAAAGAAGTTGGCGCAGGTAAGAAGACCGTAGTTTATGGATGGTCGCAGGGTGGTGGCGCTACTATTGCTGCCGCAAGCTTGCCAGATTACCAGGCACTTCAAGGTACTGCAGCAGATAACCTGCAATATCTAGGATTTGTTGCGTTGGCACCAGAAGATGTAGCAGCCATGCTTCCTAATGTGCCGGCTGATGAGGCGGGTGCGAAAAAGCTCATGAATGGCTTTACTCAAGCTAATGTCCCAAATGTATTTCTATTCGCCCACTATATGATGGGACTTTGGGGTACGCAGGCAGCTTTTCCTGATCTAAAGCTATCCGATGTACTGACAGATGAGGGTGTAAAAGTTGTAGATAAATTATCTCGCAACAAATGTATGCATGTACTGGCAGATACCTTTAGCTATGCTTATGGAGATAACTATAAAACTCTCTTGAAGCCAGAACCCAGCAACTCCTTGGCATGGGTCAAGGCATTTGTTGATGGTAGTGTCAAGCCGGTAAAACCTACTGCACCTGTTGTGATTTATTGGGGTACAAAAGATACTGCAGTCCCTCCAATCATGCATGAGCTTTATCAGAAGCAAATGTGCGGTATGGGGGCAAATGTAGGAAGAATTCAGCTGCCAGGAGAGCAAACACACTTTACGACTCCTGGGGTTTCAGCCCCGATGTATCTTGACTGGGTCAAGGATCGTATTGCTGGAAAACCATTGGCAAATGGTTGCCCTCAAAAGTAG
- a CDS encoding amidohydrolase: MKILNISLSAFLLLMTAQVFAGSASVYFNGDILTMEGDKPQYVEAIVVKGKKITFTGSMKDALNEAGANPDIQDLKGQTLIPGFIDAWGHFTLIAQNTLGVNLGYFSKKPPHTTQELIGRLKAEARPFNGWIIGAEYADAFLTDGPLTIAQLDAAFPNQPVFVNNISTLTGIVNSAGLKKLGITKSTKVVQGMIPVDPKTGKLTGELIGSPNISATAKVFGKYSQDLMMETYRKAEKIYASNGFTTAQSYETTLEDIRNMRQAVDRNVISLDLIALPTYDVVDQLLATNQKYPFGVYTRGDGGFKVAGILVSTDGAPQLRLAYFTKPYNDTTGFPKDWRGMAVATQALVDRYAKLAFEKNIQYYGYSNGDAGIDMALAGISKAIQETGITEDRRTVISHSFFIRDDQLDEYKTKKILPQFMPNHIWMYGDVYRKILGDERASNMVPLNLTHTKGMQFGIHNDTPSSGPSALFTIGTAVNRNIYGGGVLGPDQRIDPYLALRAFTSVPAYQYKEEGSKGSITPGKLADMVLLDRNPLKVDPMEIKDIQIVKTIKNGKDLYVRP; this comes from the coding sequence ATGAAAATCCTCAATATATCTTTATCCGCTTTCTTGCTACTTATGACTGCTCAAGTATTTGCTGGTAGTGCAAGCGTGTATTTCAATGGTGACATCCTGACTATGGAGGGTGATAAGCCACAGTATGTTGAGGCGATAGTGGTGAAGGGTAAGAAGATTACCTTCACAGGTAGCATGAAAGATGCCTTAAATGAAGCTGGTGCAAATCCAGATATTCAGGATTTAAAAGGTCAAACCTTAATTCCTGGTTTTATCGATGCTTGGGGCCACTTCACTTTAATTGCCCAAAATACTCTGGGTGTAAATCTGGGTTATTTTTCAAAGAAGCCTCCTCATACAACCCAAGAGTTAATAGGCCGATTGAAGGCTGAGGCTCGCCCATTTAATGGTTGGATCATTGGGGCGGAGTATGCGGATGCTTTTTTAACTGATGGCCCTTTGACTATTGCGCAATTAGACGCAGCATTTCCGAATCAACCTGTTTTTGTTAATAACATCTCTACTCTGACGGGAATTGTGAATTCCGCTGGCTTGAAAAAATTAGGTATTACTAAATCCACGAAAGTTGTGCAAGGGATGATTCCTGTTGATCCAAAAACAGGAAAACTGACTGGTGAATTGATTGGTAGTCCTAATATAAGTGCAACTGCGAAGGTATTTGGTAAGTATTCCCAAGACTTGATGATGGAAACCTATCGCAAGGCTGAAAAGATTTACGCTTCAAATGGATTTACCACTGCACAGAGCTATGAAACTACGCTTGAGGATATTCGCAATATGCGTCAAGCAGTTGATCGTAATGTGATTAGCCTGGATCTGATTGCGCTACCAACTTACGATGTGGTTGATCAGTTACTAGCAACAAACCAAAAATACCCATTCGGCGTTTACACGAGGGGTGATGGTGGCTTCAAAGTTGCTGGAATCTTGGTGTCTACTGATGGAGCACCTCAATTGCGTTTGGCGTACTTTACTAAGCCTTATAACGACACTACGGGATTCCCAAAAGATTGGCGTGGTATGGCTGTTGCCACCCAAGCTTTAGTTGATCGTTATGCAAAGCTAGCCTTCGAAAAGAATATCCAGTATTACGGCTATTCCAATGGCGATGCTGGGATTGATATGGCTCTTGCCGGGATTTCTAAAGCAATTCAAGAGACGGGGATTACTGAAGATCGCAGAACAGTAATTTCACACTCATTTTTTATCCGCGATGATCAATTGGATGAATACAAAACTAAGAAAATTCTCCCTCAATTTATGCCTAACCATATCTGGATGTATGGCGATGTGTATAGAAAAATTCTAGGCGATGAGAGGGCTAGTAATATGGTGCCGCTCAATTTGACCCATACAAAGGGGATGCAATTTGGTATTCACAACGACACTCCTTCATCTGGTCCAAGTGCCTTGTTTACGATTGGGACTGCTGTAAACCGTAATATCTACGGAGGGGGAGTTTTGGGTCCTGATCAACGTATCGACCCTTATCTTGCTCTCCGTGCATTTACCTCTGTACCTGCCTATCAATATAAGGAAGAGGGATCAAAGGGTAGCATCACCCCTGGAAAGCTTGCAGATATGGTGCTCCTTGATCGTAATCCCTTGAAAGTAGATCCAATGGAGATTAAAGATATTCAGATTGTGAAGACTATTAAAAATGGTAAGGATCTGTATGTTCGTCCCTAA